CATAGCGTTGCAGCTCGGCATCGATGGTCAGCTTGACCGGATCGCCGGGAACATCATCGCGCTTTTCCAGATCGCGCACCACGCGCCCGCGCGCGGTGACTTCCACCCGACGCGCACCCGGCTCACCGCGCAGTTCCTGCTCAAACTTCTTTTCCAGTCCGTCCTTGCCGATCTTGAAGCCCGGCGTGATCAGCAGCGGATTGGGTTCGGCATCATATTCCTCGGCATTGGCAACGCCGACATAGCCGACCAGATGGCCAACTGCTGCACCAGCGGGATATTGCCTGCTAAAGCCCTGTATAGGCGCGACGCCGGGCAGATCGGGCAGGCGGACGCTGACTGCAGCATAATCCTCCCAGCGCAGGCCGGAGGCGACCTGTACCGGCTGAAACCCGCGTGATTGATCGAGATCGCGACGGATGCGCTCTATTTCATCATCGGGCAGGTTGAGCAGCAGCGCCAGCTCATCGAGCGTCTGTTCCGGGTTCACCAGGCGGTCCGGGATGATATCGACACGAAAATCGGCGCGGTTGCTGGCAATCGGTTTGCCATTGCGGTCAATGATCCAGCCCCGGCGCGGCGGCACCAGCGTCAGATTGACGCGGTTGCTTTCCGAGAGCATCTCATAGCGCTCATTTTCAGCGACAGCGATATAGGTCATGCGCCCGGCGAGCAGCAGCCCGACGCCTGCCTGCGCGCCGCCGATCAACAGTGAGCGACGGTTAAAGGTGATGTTTTGAGATGCTGCAGAGATGATCTTCTTTTTGCCCTTGCCCAATATGCTCATGGCCGCAGTCTCCGCGCATCAATCCAGGCGGTAAAGCGCAAGATGAGGGGAAAGAGAACCATGGACAGCGCTATCTGTGGCAAAAGAGCTAAAGGTACGATCGAAGCATCATGGGCAATATTTATAGCATATCCCGCAACAATCGCGAACAGGATGAATAGGCTGGCCACCACCCATTCCTGTCGAAAGCCGCGAAACGCAAAGCGTTGATCCGCCAGATCGAGCAAAATCAGTGTCACCGACCAGATGAGCATAGCAGAACCCAATGGCTGACCGCTGAACAGATCATCCACCAGGCCCAGCGGCGCGCCGACCCAGATCGGCCAGAATTGCGGCCGCAAAAGCCGCCATGCCAGCAGCACCATAAAGCCCAAAGGTGGCAACAAGGGCATGGTGGCGATGATCGGCAGCAACAGCGGCAGGGCGCTGGCAATAACCACCGAGACTATGGGATAGAGCCGCAGCTTCAGCCCCGATTTTTGTTGATTGATACGCGGTTGATAACGGCGCGCCATTATTCGGCTCCATCGCCGCTATCGGCCTCTTCACCGCTTTCCGCTGCTTGATCGCCTGCATTTGGCCGACTGCCTTCTCCTCCCGACTCTTGGGAAACAAGGTCGGGCTGATAGACTTTTTGCACCATGACAAAATCGGTAGCGGCGGGATCGCTCAGCAAGGTCGCCAATGCACCATCGCTGGTGATCTCGCGGATGACCGCCACCGGGATATTGGGGCGATATAGCCCGCCACTGCCCGATGTGACCATGATATCGCCTTCCTTGAACGGATTGACGCCGACATTGATCAGCCGGATGGCCACATCACCATTGCCCAGCCCTTCGGTAAAGGCGACCACGCCATCGCTTGCGCGCTTGACTGGAATGACATTACGCGGGTCAGTGAGCAGCAGCACGCGCGCGGTGTTGGGCGTGGTTTCAACCACACGTCCGATCAGGCCCTTTGGCGCGCGGACCGGTTGGCCACGCTCCACCCCTTGGCGCGAGCCCGCACCCATGGTGGCAAAACGTCGGGTGCTGGATGCCGAGGAGCTGATCAGCCGGGCAATGGTTACCGGGTCGGCCTCGGTCTGGCGCAGCTCCAGCAATCGCCGCAATCGCTGGTTCTCTTGTTTCAGCGCGCGGGCTTCCACCAATTGAGTACGGCTGTCATCGAGCTCGCGCTGCAATTCGGCGTTTTTGGAACCGGCGTCGAAATAGGCTGCGATCTCCTGCCAGCCATTTTGTGCACCGGAGCGGGCGCGGGCCAGTGTGCCGGACACTGGTGCCGCCGCTTCAGAAGCGGCACCGCGCAAAACCGAGAATCCGGCGGGATCAATCCAGGACAGAGCAAGCAGGAACAGCCCGACAAAGCCGCCCAGTATGGCGAGCACATAGCCGGTAAAGGCACGGTAATGGGCCTTGCGACTGAAGCCGAGACGCCGTTTGTCTGGCGTCGCCATCCTGCTTTCCTTTCTAAACGAATGCGTCGGCGATTATGCCGTCTGCAAAATCGTCCGATAGACCGGTTCTTCCATGGCGCGGCCGGTGCCGATGGCAACACAGCTTAGCGGGTCTTCGGCGACGGTGACGGGCAGGCCGGTCTCATCGCGCATATGGGCGTCCAGCCCTTCAACCATGGCGCCGCCGCCTGTAAGCACAATGCCCTGATCGACAATGTCAGCCGCGAGTTCCGGCGCGGTGTTTTCCAGAGCGATGCGGACGCCTTCGACGATGGTGCTGATTGGTTCGGCCATCGCCTCGGCAATCTGCGCCTGATTGATCGAGATTTCCTTGGGCACGCCGTTCACAAGGTCACGGCCCTTGATCTGTATCGTCTGGCCGACGCCGTCCGCGGGCGGGCGGGCGACACCAAAGTCTTTCTTGATGCGCTCTGCCGTGGTTTCCCCGATCAGCAGATTATGGTGACGGCGGACATAGGAGACCAGAGCCTCGTCCATCTTGTCGCCGCCGGTGCGCACCGAAGTGGTATAGGCGAGACCGCGCAGCGACAGCACCGCAACCTCGGTTGTGCCACCACCAATATCAACCACCATCGAGCCAATAGGCTCGGTCACCGGCATACCTGCGCCGATCGCTGCGGCCATCGGCTCGACGATCAGATACACCTGGCTGGCACCGGCATTGGAGGCGGCATCACGAATGGCGCGGCGCTCGACCGATGTTGCGCCAGAGGGCACACAGATGGTGATCTCGGGCGGGTTGAACATGCTCTTCTTGCCGTTCACCTTGGTGATGAAATATTTGATCATCTGCTCGGCGACTTCGATATCAGCAATCACGCCATCACGCAGCGGGCGGATAGCCTCGATACTGTCGGGCGTTTTACCCATCATCATCTTGGCATCATCGCCAACCGCCTTGACCTTTTTAACGCCGTTAATGGTCTCGATCGCGACAACCGATGGCTCATTCAGCACCACGCCCTGACCCTCGACATAGACGAGCGTATTGGCGGTACCGAGATCAATGGCGATGTTTTGCGAACCAAATTTGAACAGGCTGGAAAAAAGCGACATGAGTAAAGATGTTCCGTTAGCTAGATTCGGATAAGAGAAAACACACGGCCAAAGCGCATGGCTTGCCGATGGTTGAAATGCCCATAGACGGATTACAATATAATGCCAAAGAAAACTGGTGGATGAAAGGCTTTTTGACCCTCGTCACTGGCGCTTCACCGTCTTAAATAGGCTGTCATGCCCATTCGCAAACTTCCTGATGCCCTGATCAATCGTATCGCCGCTGGTGAGGTGGTCGAGCGTCCGGCGAGCGCGCTTAAGGAAATTATCGAAAATGCGATTGATGCAGGCGCGCAGAATATAGCGATTCGCTTGTCGGGCGGCGGGCTGGAGAGCTTTGCCGTGCGTGATGATGGTTGCGGTATGGAGCGTGACGAGATGGTGCTGGCACTGGAACGACATGCCACCTCAAAGCTTCCCGATGACGCGATTGAGCAGGTAGCCACGCTGGGCTTTCGCGGTGAAGCGCTGCCCTCCATTGCCAGTGTCGCCCGAATGCAGCTCACCAGCCGGACAACAGAGGGTGATGGCTGGTCGATGACCTTGGACCATGGCCAGAAGATTGCCGATGGGCCGGCTGCAACGATGAAGGGCACCGAGATTATCGTGTCGGATATGTTCGCCAAGGTCCCGGCACGGCGCAAATTCCTGCGCACGCCGCGCAGCGAATATGCTGCGTGCACCGATGTGGTGAAGCGGCTGGCGATGGCGCGGCCCGATATCGGCTTCCGGTTGGAGCATGATGGCCGCACCGCGATCAATGTGCAGCCAGGACAGGACAAGCTGGCGCGGGTCGCGGCGCTGACCGCGCGCGGACTGGCGGAAAACAGCATTGCCATCCATCTCGAGCGCGAAGGCGTCACGCTGAGCGGTGTCGCAGGTCTGCCGACGTTTAACCGGGGTGTCGCCGATCATCAGTTCCTGTTCGTCAATGATCGTCCGGTAAAGGACCGGATGCTCACCGGCGCGGTGCGCGCGGCCTATGCCGAGATGTTGGCGCGTGACCGCCATCCAGTGGTGGCGCTCTATCTCAGCGTTCCGGCGAGCGAGGTGGATGTGAATGTCCACCCGGCCAAGACTGAGGTGCGCTTTCGCAATGCGGCGATGATCCGTGGGATGATTGTTTCCGGCTTGCGGCGGGCATTGGATGAAAATGGCTTCCGCGCGGTGCAACGGCCATCGGAAAGTGCGCTGGAGCGGTGGCAGGCGGAGCCGGTCAAGGGCGATCCGTCCTTCTTCTCCCCCGCCCCTTTAGGGAAGGGGGCCGGGGGGTGGGGGCGTCTCGCAGGCGCGGCGCTGATGGATAACCCCCACCCCAACCCCTCCCCTGAGCCGGAGGCCACCGGAGGTGAACGGGAGGGGCTAAGCTTGCGCGAAACTCCCGACAGTTATGTCTACGCCGAACCACTAGGCCGCGCCGAGCCTGCCATCGAATCCGTTCCCGATCCCGTGCAGCATCCGCTCGGCGTAGCGCGTGGGCAGGTGGACAAGACCTATATTGTCGCCGAGGCCGAGGACGGACTGGTGATTGTCGATCAGCACGCAGCGCATGAGCGGCTGGTGCTGGAGCGGATGCGCGCGGCGAAACAGGGGGGGACCATCCCGTCACAAGGGTTGCTGGTGCCGGAGATCGTCGAACTGGAAGAAACCGCCTGCGACCGGCTCGAAGCGCGTCTTGAAGACATGGCGGCGCTGGGGCTGGAGGCTGAGCGTTTTGGTCCCACCGCTATGGCGGTGCGCTCCGTCCCGGCGATGCTCAAGAAAGTCGATATTGCTAAGCTTATGCAGGATCTGGCGGATGAGCTGGCGGGTCTAGGCGATATGCTCAGCCTTAATGAACGCATCGAGCATGTCGCCGCAACCATGGCCTGTCACGGCTCGGTGCGCGCAGGGCGGGTGCTTAATGTTGCGGAAATGAATGCGCTCTTGCGCGAGATGGAGCAGACCCCACATTCAGGCCAGTGCAATCATGGCCGACCAACATGGGTCAAGCTGGCGCATGAGGACATAGAAAAACTGTTCGGGAGAAAGTGAATATGCGGAAATCTGTTATCGCTCTGGCGCTGTGTGGCACAATATTGGCCAGTGGCTGCGCACGGCAGGAGCCGATCACCGAGGAAGAACTGCAACGCACTCCCGAAACACCGGTTGTCGCCGATGACACTGCTGTTGTTG
The sequence above is drawn from the Parasphingorhabdus sp. SCSIO 66989 genome and encodes:
- a CDS encoding rod shape-determining protein, with product MSLFSSLFKFGSQNIAIDLGTANTLVYVEGQGVVLNEPSVVAIETINGVKKVKAVGDDAKMMMGKTPDSIEAIRPLRDGVIADIEVAEQMIKYFITKVNGKKSMFNPPEITICVPSGATSVERRAIRDAASNAGASQVYLIVEPMAAAIGAGMPVTEPIGSMVVDIGGGTTEVAVLSLRGLAYTTSVRTGGDKMDEALVSYVRRHHNLLIGETTAERIKKDFGVARPPADGVGQTIQIKGRDLVNGVPKEISINQAQIAEAMAEPISTIVEGVRIALENTAPELAADIVDQGIVLTGGGAMVEGLDAHMRDETGLPVTVAEDPLSCVAIGTGRAMEEPVYRTILQTA
- the mutL gene encoding DNA mismatch repair endonuclease MutL gives rise to the protein MPIRKLPDALINRIAAGEVVERPASALKEIIENAIDAGAQNIAIRLSGGGLESFAVRDDGCGMERDEMVLALERHATSKLPDDAIEQVATLGFRGEALPSIASVARMQLTSRTTEGDGWSMTLDHGQKIADGPAATMKGTEIIVSDMFAKVPARRKFLRTPRSEYAACTDVVKRLAMARPDIGFRLEHDGRTAINVQPGQDKLARVAALTARGLAENSIAIHLEREGVTLSGVAGLPTFNRGVADHQFLFVNDRPVKDRMLTGAVRAAYAEMLARDRHPVVALYLSVPASEVDVNVHPAKTEVRFRNAAMIRGMIVSGLRRALDENGFRAVQRPSESALERWQAEPVKGDPSFFSPAPLGKGAGGWGRLAGAALMDNPHPNPSPEPEATGGEREGLSLRETPDSYVYAEPLGRAEPAIESVPDPVQHPLGVARGQVDKTYIVAEAEDGLVIVDQHAAHERLVLERMRAAKQGGTIPSQGLLVPEIVELEETACDRLEARLEDMAALGLEAERFGPTAMAVRSVPAMLKKVDIAKLMQDLADELAGLGDMLSLNERIEHVAATMACHGSVRAGRVLNVAEMNALLREMEQTPHSGQCNHGRPTWVKLAHEDIEKLFGRK
- the mreD gene encoding rod shape-determining protein MreD, translated to MARRYQPRINQQKSGLKLRLYPIVSVVIASALPLLLPIIATMPLLPPLGFMVLLAWRLLRPQFWPIWVGAPLGLVDDLFSGQPLGSAMLIWSVTLILLDLADQRFAFRGFRQEWVVASLFILFAIVAGYAINIAHDASIVPLALLPQIALSMVLFPLILRFTAWIDARRLRP
- the mreC gene encoding rod shape-determining protein MreC produces the protein MATPDKRRLGFSRKAHYRAFTGYVLAILGGFVGLFLLALSWIDPAGFSVLRGAASEAAAPVSGTLARARSGAQNGWQEIAAYFDAGSKNAELQRELDDSRTQLVEARALKQENQRLRRLLELRQTEADPVTIARLISSSASSTRRFATMGAGSRQGVERGQPVRAPKGLIGRVVETTPNTARVLLLTDPRNVIPVKRASDGVVAFTEGLGNGDVAIRLINVGVNPFKEGDIMVTSGSGGLYRPNIPVAVIREITSDGALATLLSDPAATDFVMVQKVYQPDLVSQESGGEGSRPNAGDQAAESGEEADSGDGAE